A portion of the Sphingorhabdus pulchriflava genome contains these proteins:
- a CDS encoding acyl-CoA dehydrogenase, giving the protein MAEMAAFDWSDPFFLDDQLTEEERMIRDAAHGFAQDELQPRVIEAFREEVDAPELFPLMGQAGLLGATIAPEYGGAGASYVSYGLIAREIERVDSGYRSMASVQSSLVMHPINAYGSEEQRRKYLPGLASGKLIGCFGLTEPDAGSDPAGMRTVAKKVDGGYVLNGSKTWISNAPFADVFVVWAKSEAHGGGIKGFILEKGMKGLSAPKIEGKLSLRASTTGMIMIDNVEVGEDALLPDVQGLKGPFGCLNRARYGISWGALGAAEFCMQAARQYGLDRHQFGKPLAANQLYQKKLADMMTDIALGLQASLRVGRLMDEGRFAPDMISIVKRNNVGKALDIARQARDMHGGNGISEEYQVIRHMVNLETVNTYEGAHDVHALILGRAITGIAAF; this is encoded by the coding sequence ATGGCCGAAATGGCAGCCTTTGACTGGTCAGATCCCTTTTTCCTCGATGATCAGCTTACCGAAGAGGAACGCATGATCCGCGACGCCGCGCATGGCTTTGCGCAGGACGAACTGCAGCCGCGCGTGATCGAGGCATTCCGCGAGGAGGTCGATGCCCCGGAACTTTTTCCGCTGATGGGTCAGGCCGGGCTGCTAGGCGCGACCATTGCGCCGGAATATGGCGGCGCTGGTGCGAGCTATGTCTCGTACGGCCTGATCGCGCGCGAAATCGAACGCGTCGATTCGGGCTATCGTTCGATGGCGTCGGTGCAATCGAGCCTCGTGATGCACCCGATCAATGCTTATGGTTCGGAAGAACAGCGTCGCAAATATCTGCCGGGCTTGGCAAGCGGCAAGTTGATCGGCTGCTTCGGCCTGACCGAACCTGATGCGGGTAGTGATCCGGCAGGAATGCGCACCGTCGCTAAAAAGGTCGATGGCGGCTACGTCCTCAACGGCAGCAAGACCTGGATTTCAAACGCGCCGTTCGCGGACGTCTTCGTCGTCTGGGCAAAGAGCGAGGCGCATGGTGGCGGCATCAAGGGCTTCATCCTTGAAAAGGGCATGAAGGGCCTGTCCGCACCCAAGATTGAGGGCAAGCTTTCCTTGCGCGCCTCGACCACCGGCATGATTATGATAGACAATGTCGAGGTCGGCGAAGACGCGCTACTGCCTGACGTACAAGGCCTGAAGGGGCCGTTCGGCTGCCTCAATCGTGCGCGCTATGGCATCAGCTGGGGTGCACTGGGAGCTGCCGAATTCTGCATGCAGGCAGCGCGTCAATATGGCCTCGACCGGCACCAGTTCGGCAAGCCGCTCGCGGCAAACCAGCTCTATCAAAAGAAACTCGCCGACATGATGACCGACATTGCGCTCGGCTTGCAGGCCTCGCTCCGCGTCGGTCGCTTGATGGACGAAGGTCGATTTGCGCCCGACATGATCTCGATCGTCAAGCGCAACAATGTCGGCAAGGCTTTGGACATCGCGCGGCAGGCGCGCGACATGCATGGCGGCAACGGTATCTCGGAAGAATATCAGGTCATCCGCCACATGGTGAATCTGGAGACCGTCAACACCTATGAAGGCGCGCATGATGTGCACGCACTGATCCTGGGACGTGCGATTACCGGGATTGCGGCTTTCTAG
- a CDS encoding NAD-glutamate dehydrogenase yields MASADPKLAKPLLAAILARTLPGEIDGFGKDAQAQAVEFMLATAAKRTSGKSKVAVDTFADASGRLAMRVALINDDMPFLVDSVAAALASANVAIERLIHPVVDVERDASGTLTALSEQRGSTGKRESFIYVETSRIDAKERRALADSLAAVLEDVRCAVTDWRKMQGAMSEDADSLPEGEGAALMRWFMDGAMTVLAHERIIGDGVREARLGLARSSETALLSEESITRARAYFAEGGQAPLILKSSRVSTVHRAVQLDILVVPVRDGDKIKGLGVTGGLWTSNALATPPERIPLLRTQLSDLLTRYGFDPSGHAGKAMSHALTSLPHDLLVSFSRADLERVTLTAMSLTDRPRPKLLAVRSALGRHVFVFVWLPRDEISTGLRRAIEAMLTETKGASVLGWSIGLEDGGIGLLRYLLDLEDRNVDIDEAALDRRLQLMVRGWEPAVEAELARVTDEKRAAALMERYAAAFPQSHRMAYPVTEAAQDMIGLLAMERDHSRVSRLISDKDKDDSTLSLKVYNAGGAMPLSDIVPVLENFGFNVIEQVPTALDDIAYIHDFHLGLRGGASTAPLFARKDVVETALTQVIDGKAENDAFNQLITIAGLDPQSVVWLRAWHRYLRQTGLNYGVPTVVAALGNNAGIARAIISLFTALHDPAFTGDRGSAVVKLDEEIKAGLAKVAAADEDRILRLMQAVVKATLRTNAFAPASKEALAFKLDSAKVPGLPAPLPWREVFVYSPRVEGIHLRAGPVARGGLRWSDRRDDFRTEILGLMKAQRVKNAVIVPTGAKGGFYPKRLPDPRVDRDTWLAEGTESYRIFIRTLLSITDNLVDNKVVHPDSVVIRDGDDPYFVVAADKGTATFSDVANAIALERGFWLGDAFASGGSVGYDHKAMGITAKGGWVSVQRHFAEMGIDVQKEPVTVAGVGDMSGDVFGNGMLLSKAIKLVAAFDHRHIFLDPNPDPAASWKERQRLFNLPRSSWLDYDAKLISKGGGVFARSEKEIKLSPEVRALLGVEDSVMEPAALMKAILKAEVGLIWFGGIGTYLKDASEANVEVGDPANDAIRINAQDLRAKVIGEGANLGVTQAARIAFGLKGGRVNTDFIDNSAGVDCSDNEVNIKIALNAEMAAGRLKIESRNTLLASMTDDVAELVLEDNRLQTLALSISESGGAGDLPAYVRLMEIFESQGKLDRVVEGLEGNDEYLRREAEGHGLTRPELAVLLSTAKLAAQDAAEHSPLAADSAMDGELLAAFPKPMAATHAQAILTHRLRPQIIATKLANRMINRMGMLHPFELAEEEGCTLGIVVEAFAIAERLFDLPALWAEIDEAKIPEATRIMLFQQIAVETRAHMADMIRNGKEGRAVGTAIGDYAPVIEELSTARKELLTPDVAAQTEAYGDKLSAGGAPAKLVAKLVRIAQLDGAIGLAALATERKADAKALTKAFVLLGDALGLGWAQNSAMQMDPKDPWERLLVAGLARDFQAMRLDFLRRQKVADADAVTAWLGKHSDRVGMFRSMIDRARRGGLPTPAMLAQIAGQARTLLGR; encoded by the coding sequence ATGGCAAGTGCCGACCCCAAATTGGCGAAACCCCTGCTGGCAGCAATATTGGCGCGTACCTTGCCCGGTGAGATTGACGGTTTCGGCAAGGATGCACAGGCGCAGGCGGTCGAATTCATGCTGGCGACAGCGGCGAAACGGACAAGCGGCAAGTCCAAAGTCGCGGTCGACACATTTGCCGATGCCAGCGGTCGTCTGGCGATGCGTGTGGCGCTGATCAATGACGACATGCCCTTCCTTGTGGATTCGGTTGCGGCTGCTCTCGCCTCGGCCAATGTCGCCATTGAGCGGCTGATCCATCCGGTGGTCGATGTCGAACGTGATGCCTCGGGCACTCTGACCGCGCTCAGCGAGCAGCGCGGATCGACGGGTAAGCGCGAGAGCTTCATCTATGTCGAGACTTCGCGCATCGATGCGAAGGAACGGCGCGCGTTGGCGGACAGTCTTGCTGCCGTGCTGGAGGATGTGCGCTGCGCGGTGACTGACTGGCGCAAGATGCAGGGGGCGATGTCTGAAGATGCCGACAGCCTGCCCGAGGGCGAAGGGGCGGCGTTGATGCGCTGGTTCATGGACGGCGCGATGACTGTGCTGGCACATGAACGCATTATCGGGGACGGCGTGCGAGAGGCGCGTCTGGGGCTGGCCCGGTCAAGCGAAACCGCATTGCTTTCAGAGGAAAGTATAACCCGCGCCCGCGCCTATTTTGCGGAAGGCGGGCAGGCGCCTTTGATACTGAAATCGAGCCGGGTGTCGACCGTCCACCGTGCGGTACAGCTCGACATCTTGGTCGTGCCGGTCCGCGATGGCGACAAGATCAAGGGGCTGGGCGTAACCGGTGGCCTGTGGACGAGCAACGCGCTCGCGACCCCGCCGGAGCGTATTCCGCTGCTGCGCACCCAGCTTTCCGATTTGCTCACCCGATATGGGTTTGACCCGTCGGGCCATGCGGGCAAGGCGATGTCGCATGCACTGACCTCGCTGCCGCACGACCTGCTGGTGTCGTTCAGCCGCGCCGATCTGGAGCGGGTGACGCTGACTGCCATGTCGCTGACCGACCGGCCTCGGCCCAAGCTGCTTGCGGTGCGTTCTGCGTTAGGGCGGCATGTGTTTGTTTTCGTCTGGCTGCCGCGCGACGAGATTTCGACCGGGCTGCGTCGTGCCATTGAGGCGATGCTGACCGAGACCAAGGGTGCAAGCGTGCTCGGCTGGTCGATTGGGCTTGAGGATGGCGGGATCGGTCTGTTGCGTTACCTGCTCGACCTTGAAGACCGCAATGTTGATATCGACGAGGCCGCGCTAGACCGACGTCTCCAGTTGATGGTCCGCGGTTGGGAGCCTGCCGTAGAGGCGGAGCTGGCACGCGTAACAGACGAAAAGCGAGCCGCTGCGCTGATGGAACGCTACGCCGCTGCCTTCCCGCAATCGCACCGCATGGCCTATCCGGTTACCGAAGCGGCGCAGGACATGATCGGCCTGCTGGCGATGGAACGCGACCATAGCCGCGTCTCGCGCCTGATATCCGATAAAGATAAGGACGACAGCACGCTCAGCCTGAAAGTGTACAATGCCGGTGGGGCGATGCCGTTGTCTGACATTGTGCCGGTGCTCGAAAATTTCGGCTTCAACGTGATCGAGCAGGTGCCGACCGCGTTGGACGATATTGCCTATATCCACGATTTCCACCTCGGCCTGCGCGGCGGGGCTTCGACCGCGCCCTTGTTTGCGCGCAAGGATGTGGTTGAAACCGCACTGACTCAGGTCATCGACGGCAAAGCCGAGAATGACGCTTTCAACCAGTTGATCACGATTGCCGGGCTCGATCCGCAGTCAGTCGTCTGGCTCCGCGCCTGGCACCGTTATCTGCGCCAGACCGGCCTCAATTATGGCGTTCCGACCGTCGTCGCAGCGCTTGGCAATAATGCGGGTATTGCGCGTGCGATCATATCGCTGTTCACTGCTTTGCACGATCCGGCCTTTACCGGTGATCGCGGCTCTGCTGTCGTCAAGCTCGATGAGGAAATCAAGGCGGGCTTGGCTAAGGTTGCGGCGGCGGACGAAGACCGCATCCTACGCCTGATGCAGGCTGTGGTGAAAGCCACATTGCGCACCAACGCCTTTGCGCCAGCTTCGAAAGAGGCACTGGCGTTCAAGCTCGACAGCGCCAAAGTCCCGGGCCTGCCCGCACCGCTCCCCTGGCGCGAAGTCTTTGTTTACAGCCCCCGCGTCGAAGGCATCCACCTGCGCGCGGGGCCGGTTGCGCGTGGCGGGCTGCGCTGGTCCGACCGACGCGACGATTTCCGCACCGAAATTCTGGGCCTGATGAAGGCGCAGCGCGTGAAAAATGCGGTAATCGTGCCTACCGGGGCGAAGGGCGGTTTCTATCCAAAGCGCCTGCCCGATCCGCGCGTGGACCGCGACACTTGGCTTGCCGAGGGCACCGAAAGCTACCGCATCTTCATCCGCACCCTGTTGTCGATCACCGACAATCTGGTCGATAACAAGGTTGTCCACCCCGACAGCGTTGTGATCCGCGATGGCGATGATCCCTATTTCGTCGTTGCCGCAGACAAGGGCACAGCAACCTTCTCCGACGTGGCCAATGCCATCGCGCTCGAACGCGGTTTCTGGCTGGGCGATGCTTTCGCGTCGGGCGGCTCGGTTGGGTATGACCATAAGGCGATGGGGATCACCGCCAAGGGCGGTTGGGTCTCGGTCCAGCGGCACTTTGCCGAAATGGGCATCGATGTGCAGAAGGAACCGGTAACGGTTGCGGGCGTCGGCGACATGTCGGGCGACGTGTTCGGCAACGGCATGCTGCTGTCAAAGGCGATCAAGTTGGTCGCGGCATTCGACCATCGCCACATCTTCCTTGATCCCAATCCCGATCCGGCGGCCAGCTGGAAAGAGCGGCAGCGGCTGTTCAACCTGCCGCGCTCAAGCTGGCTCGATTATGACGCGAAGCTGATTTCCAAAGGCGGCGGCGTGTTTGCGCGCAGCGAGAAGGAAATCAAGCTTTCGCCGGAGGTGCGTGCGCTGCTCGGCGTCGAAGACAGTGTGATGGAACCGGCTGCGTTGATGAAGGCAATCTTGAAAGCCGAAGTCGGGCTGATCTGGTTTGGCGGCATCGGCACCTATTTGAAAGATGCCAGCGAAGCCAATGTCGAGGTGGGCGATCCCGCCAACGACGCCATCCGCATCAACGCGCAGGATCTGCGCGCCAAGGTGATCGGCGAAGGCGCGAACCTGGGTGTCACCCAAGCCGCGCGCATCGCCTTTGGCCTGAAGGGTGGGCGGGTCAACACCGACTTTATCGACAACAGCGCTGGCGTCGATTGCTCGGACAATGAGGTCAATATCAAGATTGCTCTGAACGCAGAGATGGCGGCGGGTCGACTCAAAATTGAATCGCGCAATACGCTTCTCGCCAGCATGACTGACGATGTCGCCGAACTGGTGTTGGAGGATAACCGGCTGCAGACGCTGGCGCTTTCGATTTCGGAAAGCGGCGGGGCAGGGGATTTGCCTGCCTATGTCCGTTTGATGGAAATCTTCGAAAGCCAGGGCAAACTCGACCGTGTGGTTGAGGGGCTGGAAGGCAATGATGAATATCTGCGCCGCGAAGCCGAGGGCCATGGACTGACCCGGCCAGAACTCGCCGTGCTGCTGTCGACTGCCAAGCTGGCTGCTCAGGATGCGGCCGAACATAGCCCGCTGGCCGCCGACAGCGCGATGGATGGCGAACTGCTCGCAGCCTTCCCCAAGCCGATGGCAGCGACGCACGCGCAAGCCATCCTGACGCACAGGCTGCGTCCGCAAATCATTGCGACCAAGCTGGCCAATCGCATGATCAACCGCATGGGCATGCTGCACCCGTTTGAGTTGGCCGAAGAGGAAGGCTGCACGCTCGGTATCGTCGTCGAAGCCTTTGCGATAGCCGAACGTCTGTTCGATCTCCCTGCACTGTGGGCCGAAATCGATGAGGCAAAGATCCCCGAAGCGACACGCATCATGCTGTTCCAACAGATCGCAGTCGAGACCCGCGCACACATGGCCGACATGATCCGCAACGGCAAGGAAGGCCGCGCCGTCGGAACAGCCATTGGTGATTATGCACCAGTGATCGAAGAGCTCTCGACCGCGCGCAAGGAATTGCTGACCCCCGATGTCGCGGCGCAGACCGAAGCCTATGGTGACAAGCTGTCGGCTGGCGGAGCGCCTGCCAAGCTGGTCGCAAAGCTGGTCCGTATCGCGCAACTCGATGGCGCGATCGGTCTCGCTGCATTGGCAACCGAGCGTAAGGCCGATGCCAAGGCGCTGACCAAGGCATTTGTGCTTTTGGGCGATGCTCTGGGCCTCGGCTGGGCGCAGAACAGCGCGATGCAGATGGACCCCAAGGATCCCTGGGAACGTTTGCTCGTCGCGGGTCTGGCACGCGATTTCCAGGCGATGCGGCTCGATTTCCTGCGCCGTCAAAAAGTGGCCGATGCCGACGCGGTCACCGCCTGGCTTGGCAAGCACAGTGACCGTGTCGGTATGTTCCGTTCGATGATCGACCGCGCACGCCGGGGTGGTCTGCCGACTCCTGCCATGCTCGCGCAGATTGCCGGGCAGGCACGGACTTTGTTGGGGCGGTAG
- a CDS encoding dicarboxylate/amino acid:cation symporter gives MDRRLTWYILAGMILGVVVGYAVHIGIAQDNVWFEYATKTFKLLSDIFLNLIKLLVAPLILSTIVVGIAHMGDSSALGRIGFRAISWFIIASFISIGLGLLMVNVFQPGVGAPVDTVAAAAQNIGEVKKLDFWEFILSIFPKNAFEAMATNNILQILVFSLFAGVALSALGEKGAPLVRGADALAEMMLQITHYVMRFAPFAVFGALAKVVATSGLAILGTYLELVVEFYLSLSILWVILLSLGAIFLGRRIWTLIRYIREPMLIAFSTASSEAALPKLFEQLDRFGVPRRISGFMLPLGYSFNLDGSMMYMSFATIFIAQAYGMDLSIGTQILILLTLMISSKGVAAVPRASLVVITGTLAMFDLPVEGVALILAIDQFLDMGRTATNVVGNAVATSVITKWEGMLEVEEPEFIEPPHAPSHTVAGGKAGLELAEDMVEDQRTKT, from the coding sequence ATGGATCGCCGACTGACATGGTACATCCTTGCTGGGATGATCCTGGGCGTGGTTGTCGGCTATGCCGTTCATATCGGTATAGCGCAGGACAATGTCTGGTTCGAATATGCGACCAAGACATTCAAGCTGCTGTCGGATATCTTCCTCAACCTGATCAAGCTGCTCGTCGCGCCCTTGATCCTGTCGACCATCGTCGTCGGGATTGCGCATATGGGGGACAGTTCGGCGCTGGGCCGTATCGGTTTCCGCGCGATCAGCTGGTTCATTATCGCCAGCTTCATATCGATCGGCCTCGGCCTGTTGATGGTCAATGTCTTCCAGCCCGGCGTCGGTGCGCCAGTGGATACAGTCGCCGCAGCGGCGCAGAATATCGGCGAGGTGAAGAAGCTCGATTTCTGGGAATTCATACTCTCGATCTTCCCCAAAAACGCCTTCGAGGCGATGGCGACCAACAACATCCTTCAGATATTGGTGTTTTCACTTTTCGCAGGCGTCGCGCTGTCGGCGCTAGGCGAAAAGGGTGCGCCATTGGTCCGCGGTGCCGATGCGCTCGCCGAAATGATGTTGCAGATCACCCATTATGTGATGCGTTTTGCTCCGTTCGCCGTCTTTGGCGCTCTGGCCAAGGTGGTGGCAACCAGTGGCTTGGCCATCCTTGGCACTTATCTGGAACTGGTCGTCGAATTCTATCTGTCGCTGTCGATCCTGTGGGTCATCCTGCTGTCGCTCGGCGCGATTTTCCTGGGACGGCGGATATGGACGCTGATCCGCTATATCCGCGAACCGATGCTGATCGCTTTCTCGACAGCCTCGTCCGAGGCTGCCCTTCCCAAGCTGTTCGAACAGCTTGATCGCTTCGGCGTGCCGCGCCGGATTTCCGGCTTCATGCTGCCGCTGGGTTACAGCTTCAATCTCGACGGCTCGATGATGTATATGAGCTTTGCGACAATCTTCATCGCCCAAGCTTATGGCATGGACCTGTCAATCGGCACGCAGATCCTTATCCTGCTGACGCTGATGATTTCCTCCAAGGGCGTGGCCGCCGTGCCGCGCGCCTCGCTCGTCGTCATCACCGGCACGCTTGCCATGTTCGATTTGCCGGTCGAGGGCGTTGCCCTGATCCTTGCTATCGACCAATTCCTAGACATGGGCCGCACCGCGACCAATGTTGTCGGCAATGCGGTTGCGACCTCTGTTATCACCAAATGGGAGGGCATGCTGGAGGTCGAGGAACCCGAATTCATCGAACCACCCCATGCCCCGTCGCACACTGTCGCGGGTGGCAAGGCCGGCCTGGAATTGGCTGAAGATATGGTCGAGGATCAGCGGACGAAGACGTAA
- a CDS encoding class V aminotransferase: MSFKHLFSRALSANPDRLHFAAHSHHLWPDASYDAQVEAWEDAAQLADLKWGRIMGPVWEETQGHIARELKLPDPSTIAFSPNTHDFLVRIFSAISKRPVRVLATDGEFHSFRRQMARWVEAGEAVLVNAPADELVATAEAGGVDLIFASQVLFNSGAIIGDLERLAALAKPDGPWVVVDGYHGFMAIETDLSAVANRIFYVSGGYKYAMAGEGICFLHAPPGFAPRPVVTGWYAAFEDLALPPGAVGYAQDGGRFLGSTFDASGLYRFNAVRRTLDAEELTTGKISAHVEALQLRFVGAAAMSGFELLNPLDSGPHARFLAYRGQGAPSLHAKLEANNVITDVRGDVLRIGFGIYQDAQDVDRLVDILRSI; encoded by the coding sequence TTGAGCTTCAAGCACCTCTTCTCACGCGCACTTTCGGCCAATCCCGACCGCCTGCATTTTGCTGCGCACAGCCACCACCTCTGGCCAGACGCCAGCTATGATGCGCAGGTCGAGGCTTGGGAGGATGCAGCGCAGCTTGCCGATCTGAAATGGGGCCGCATCATGGGGCCGGTGTGGGAAGAAACGCAGGGCCATATTGCCCGTGAGCTGAAGCTGCCCGATCCCTCAACCATCGCTTTTTCGCCCAACACGCACGATTTCCTTGTTCGCATTTTTTCCGCGATTTCGAAACGACCGGTGCGTGTGCTCGCTACCGATGGCGAGTTCCACAGCTTCCGCCGCCAGATGGCGCGCTGGGTAGAGGCTGGGGAGGCGGTGCTGGTCAATGCGCCTGCAGATGAACTGGTTGCCACGGCGGAGGCCGGCGGGGTCGATCTGATTTTTGCCAGCCAGGTGCTGTTCAACTCCGGCGCGATCATAGGTGACCTTGAACGGTTGGCAGCTCTGGCCAAGCCCGACGGGCCGTGGGTGGTGGTTGATGGCTATCATGGCTTTATGGCGATCGAGACCGATTTGTCCGCCGTCGCCAACCGCATCTTCTATGTCTCCGGCGGGTACAAATATGCGATGGCGGGGGAAGGGATATGCTTCCTCCACGCACCGCCCGGGTTCGCACCGAGGCCGGTAGTAACGGGCTGGTATGCCGCGTTTGAAGATCTTGCTCTTCCGCCCGGCGCGGTCGGTTATGCGCAGGATGGCGGGCGGTTTCTGGGCAGTACATTTGATGCCTCGGGGCTGTACCGCTTCAATGCCGTGCGCCGGACGCTCGATGCGGAAGAACTGACGACGGGCAAAATCTCGGCTCATGTCGAGGCGTTGCAACTTCGCTTTGTTGGCGCTGCTGCAATGTCCGGTTTCGAATTGCTCAATCCGCTCGATAGTGGTCCACATGCCCGCTTCCTCGCCTATCGCGGACAAGGGGCACCGTCTTTGCACGCCAAACTGGAGGCAAATAATGTCATCACCGACGTGCGCGGTGATGTGCTGCGCATCGGTTTCGGAATCTATCAGGATGCGCAGGATGTGGACCGGTTGGTCGATATCCTGCGAAGCATCTGA
- a CDS encoding tryptophan 2,3-dioxygenase — MTDMTYARYLALDDLLACQHPQSELDDEMLFIIIHQTKELWLKQIIREMKLAKAQVQADALVPAYKALARVSRIQAVMTLSWDVLSTMTPSDYTRFRHVLGPSSGFQSDQFRTVEYMLGLKDGGFLKYQEDRPEAQAAMREALQTPSIWDDALAAAARAGLPIPGEVLGRDFSQPYVANPTVETAFLTVYREPERYWELYQLAEKLVDLDDAMATWRHKHVITVERVIGGKRGTGGTAGVSYLQATLAKRAFPELWSLRTQL, encoded by the coding sequence ATGACCGACATGACTTATGCCCGCTATCTGGCACTCGACGATCTGCTCGCCTGCCAGCATCCACAATCCGAACTGGATGACGAGATGCTGTTCATCATCATCCACCAGACAAAGGAATTGTGGCTAAAGCAGATCATTCGCGAGATGAAATTGGCCAAGGCGCAGGTGCAGGCCGATGCGCTGGTACCAGCCTATAAGGCGCTGGCAAGGGTCAGTCGAATCCAGGCGGTTATGACGCTAAGCTGGGATGTTCTCTCAACAATGACGCCCTCGGACTATACGCGGTTCCGCCATGTGCTGGGGCCCAGTTCGGGTTTCCAGTCAGACCAGTTTCGCACGGTTGAATATATGCTGGGCCTGAAAGATGGCGGTTTTCTGAAATATCAGGAGGATCGTCCGGAAGCACAGGCGGCGATGCGTGAGGCCTTGCAAACGCCGAGTATCTGGGACGATGCCCTTGCCGCTGCGGCGCGTGCCGGATTGCCGATACCGGGCGAAGTGCTGGGTCGTGATTTCAGCCAGCCTTATGTTGCAAACCCCACCGTCGAGACTGCTTTCCTGACTGTCTATCGCGAACCGGAACGCTATTGGGAATTGTACCAGCTCGCCGAGAAGCTGGTCGATCTTGACGATGCGATGGCCACCTGGCGGCACAAGCACGTGATTACTGTCGAACGCGTTATTGGCGGCAAGCGCGGTACCGGGGGCACGGCGGGGGTGAGCTATTTGCAAGCCACTCTGGCAAAACGCGCTTTTCCAGAGCTGTGGTCGCTGAGGACGCAGCTTTGA
- a CDS encoding TetR family transcriptional regulator C-terminal domain-containing protein has translation MQAIRSPFTRESADTRRDALIAACAASLAKNGVQGTSVRVICTEAGVSPGLLRHYYDGIDALIAATYRWTGDRVQAALAEAVADAPQTPRDRLLAYLTASFVPPIADPELLATWLAFWALTKTDAQISKLHGQIYRDYRADLETLISDCQPGDHRLTAVALTALVDGLWLELSLGDAPFSRAEAGVLVEKWLDALLG, from the coding sequence ATGCAAGCCATCCGCAGTCCCTTCACACGCGAAAGTGCCGATACCCGACGCGACGCGCTCATCGCAGCCTGTGCTGCGTCACTCGCCAAAAACGGTGTGCAGGGGACGTCGGTTCGTGTGATCTGTACCGAAGCTGGGGTGTCCCCCGGTCTGCTCCGCCATTATTATGACGGCATCGATGCGTTAATCGCCGCAACCTATCGCTGGACGGGCGATAGGGTGCAGGCAGCGCTCGCCGAAGCTGTTGCTGACGCACCGCAAACCCCGCGCGATCGATTGCTCGCTTATCTCACCGCCAGCTTCGTCCCACCGATCGCCGATCCCGAACTGCTCGCCACCTGGCTCGCCTTCTGGGCGCTTACCAAGACCGATGCGCAGATTTCGAAACTGCATGGGCAAATCTACCGCGATTATCGCGCTGATCTGGAAACCCTGATTTCTGATTGCCAGCCGGGCGACCACCGGTTGACGGCGGTTGCACTGACGGCGCTGGTCGACGGCCTTTGGCTGGAACTCAGCTTGGGAGATGCCCCGTTCAGCCGCGCGGAAGCGGGAGTGCTGGTCGAGAAATGGCTCGATGCTTTGCTAGGCTGA
- a CDS encoding aromatic ring-hydroxylating oxygenase subunit alpha, with translation MASISKLTSVQDPLDGWSLPAWTYNDPEFAALEIDRIFRPGWQVVCHVSDVPNAGDWHSLDYVGESVIVVRGADQQLRAFTNVCRHRGSRIVDGSSGCAKKLVCPYHAWTYDLDGRLTGVPDSASYPTLDKSKAGLVPVDMEIWRGFIFVRLESGGPSVAEMMAPYEDQVAPYRFEELKALGRVTMRPRDVNWKNVGDNYSDGLHIPVAHPGLTRLFGKSYGVEAEPHVDRMWGDLVDRPSNNWSERAYQNLLPSVPHLPEANQKRWLYFKLWPSVAFDIYPDQVDFMQWLPTGPTTCLIREISYVFDDDRREMKAARYLNWRINRQVNAEDTALITRVQEGMASRTFSMGPLSDKEVCLKSFCARIRDLIPEARLEQRPAPGWSNK, from the coding sequence ATGGCAAGCATAAGCAAACTAACATCAGTTCAGGACCCTCTGGATGGCTGGAGCCTTCCGGCTTGGACCTATAACGACCCCGAGTTCGCGGCACTCGAAATCGACCGCATTTTCCGCCCCGGATGGCAAGTTGTCTGCCATGTCTCCGATGTGCCCAATGCAGGCGACTGGCACAGCCTCGATTATGTCGGCGAAAGCGTGATCGTGGTGCGCGGGGCGGACCAGCAACTGCGCGCCTTCACCAATGTCTGCCGTCACCGCGGCAGCCGCATCGTCGATGGATCGAGCGGCTGCGCGAAAAAGCTTGTCTGCCCGTACCATGCCTGGACCTATGACCTTGACGGCCGCCTGACGGGTGTTCCCGACAGCGCCTCCTACCCCACGCTCGACAAGAGCAAGGCGGGGCTGGTCCCGGTCGATATGGAAATCTGGCGCGGTTTCATCTTCGTCCGCCTCGAAAGCGGCGGCCCCTCGGTCGCGGAAATGATGGCGCCTTATGAAGATCAGGTCGCGCCCTACCGCTTCGAAGAATTAAAGGCACTGGGCCGCGTCACCATGCGCCCGCGCGACGTGAACTGGAAGAATGTCGGCGACAATTATTCGGATGGTCTGCACATCCCGGTCGCACATCCCGGCCTCACACGCCTGTTTGGCAAAAGCTATGGCGTGGAGGCCGAGCCCCACGTCGACCGCATGTGGGGCGACCTTGTGGACCGGCCATCAAACAACTGGTCCGAACGCGCTTATCAAAATCTGCTGCCTTCGGTGCCTCATTTGCCAGAGGCGAACCAAAAGCGCTGGCTCTATTTCAAACTATGGCCCTCGGTCGCGTTCGACATCTATCCCGATCAGGTCGATTTCATGCAGTGGCTGCCAACTGGGCCGACCACCTGCCTGATCCGTGAAATCAGCTATGTCTTTGACGACGATCGCCGCGAAATGAAGGCCGCGCGCTACCTCAACTGGCGCATCAACCGTCAGGTCAATGCTGAGGACACCGCGCTGATCACGCGCGTGCAAGAGGGCATGGCGAGCCGCACATTCTCGATGGGCCCGCTGTCTGACAAGGAAGTCTGCCTCAAAAGCTTTTGCGCGCGGATCCGTGACCTAATCCCTGAAGCCCGCCTCGAACAACGCCCCGCGCCGGGCTGGAGCAACAAATGA